In the Flavobacterium acetivorans genome, one interval contains:
- the rplM gene encoding 50S ribosomal protein L13 has protein sequence MDALSYKTQSATKANSTKEWIVVDADGHNLGRLASKVAMILRGKYKPSYTPHVDCGDNVIVINSEKINLTGNKMDEKIYMRHTGYPGGQRTLTAKVLQSKNPASLVEKAVKGMLPKNKLGAELFRNLNVVVGSEHKQGAQKPRTVNLNDLK, from the coding sequence ATGGACGCATTAAGCTACAAGACACAATCAGCAACAAAAGCCAACTCAACTAAAGAGTGGATTGTTGTAGATGCTGATGGTCATAACTTAGGTCGTCTTGCTTCTAAAGTCGCTATGATTTTAAGAGGTAAGTACAAGCCAAGTTATACCCCTCACGTTGACTGTGGAGATAACGTAATTGTTATCAACTCAGAAAAAATTAACCTTACAGGTAACAAAATGGACGAAAAGATTTACATGCGTCACACAGGTTACCCAGGAGGACAAAGAACTTTAACTGCTAAAGTATTGCAATCAAAAAACCCTGCATCACTAGTAGAAAAAGCGGTAAAAGGAATGTTACCTAAAAATAAATTAGGAGCTGAACTTTTCAGAAATTTAAATGTTGTTGTAGGTTCAGAGCACAAACAAGGTGCACAAAAACCGAGAACAGTTAACCTTAACGATCTTAAGTAA
- a CDS encoding LacI family DNA-binding transcriptional regulator codes for MKVKATLKQIAKELNVSVSTVSKALNDSPEISELTKIKIKEYAKLKNYKPNVIGLNLKNRKTKTIGVIIPNILNSFFAKVFSGIEKVADEKGYNVIMCISNESLEKEAHTLEMLSNGTIDGFILSISEEAQEINEYGHFKDVINEGTPIVMFDRIANDVECDKVIVDDFDSAMNSTQHLIDLGCKNIALVSSVDNLSVGKLRVEGYLQALKDNNIAINERIIIRTNSEEEMKRRVESIFENNIIDGIFALDENDSVAALKMGLKRHFRIPEDLAIIGFADGILASRRLTPSLTTVSQHGVEIGEVAAKLLIDRLESEEENKPYETVVIKTVLKERETTKKG; via the coding sequence ATGAAAGTCAAAGCCACTTTAAAACAAATTGCCAAGGAGCTTAATGTTTCTGTTTCTACAGTTTCTAAAGCTCTTAATGATAGTCCGGAGATTAGTGAGTTGACCAAAATCAAAATAAAAGAATACGCTAAGCTTAAAAATTATAAGCCTAATGTTATTGGTCTGAATCTAAAAAACAGAAAAACAAAAACAATAGGGGTAATCATTCCTAATATTTTAAACTCTTTTTTTGCCAAAGTATTTAGCGGCATTGAGAAAGTAGCCGATGAAAAAGGATACAATGTAATTATGTGTATTTCTAATGAATCACTAGAAAAAGAGGCACACACCCTAGAAATGTTAAGCAACGGAACCATTGATGGTTTTATTTTGTCAATTTCTGAAGAAGCGCAAGAGATTAATGAATACGGACATTTTAAAGATGTTATCAATGAAGGGACACCTATAGTTATGTTTGACAGGATTGCTAATGATGTGGAATGTGATAAGGTAATTGTTGATGATTTTGATTCGGCTATGAATTCTACGCAACATCTCATTGATTTAGGATGCAAGAATATTGCTTTGGTTTCTTCTGTAGATAATCTGAGTGTTGGGAAGTTAAGAGTTGAGGGTTATTTGCAAGCTTTGAAGGATAATAATATCGCGATTAATGAAAGAATAATTATTCGCACTAATTCTGAGGAAGAAATGAAGCGCAGGGTTGAATCGATCTTTGAGAATAACATCATTGATGGTATTTTTGCTTTGGACGAAAATGATTCGGTTGCCGCTTTAAAAATGGGATTGAAAAGACATTTCCGTATTCCGGAGGATTTGGCTATTATTGGTTTTGCTGATGGAATTTTGGCATCAAGACGATTGACGCCAAGTTTGACCACGGTAAGTCAGCATGGGGTTGAAATCGGGGAAGTTGCCGCGAAACTGCTTATTGATAGACTAGAATCAGAAGAGGAAAATAAGCCTTATGAGACCGTTGTCATTAAGACGGTATTGAAAGAAAGAGAAACTACTAAAAAAGGCTAA